TCCCATCAAAACCATGGCAGAACATGAAGCCATATGGTCGAAAATGCGCACAACGTGGTCTTTGGAGTATTTCACTCCCGTCGACTACTACTACTTAAAAGCTAGTCTCGGCCTTGTGCTGGTGTATGCACTGTTGCGGTGGCGCACAGCAGTTACCTATTTGCCGCTTGTGCTGTTAGGGGGGCTCTGTGCCAGTGGAGTAGTGGTTTTGTATGCGCTGATGGGAAGCCAGTTAATGGTGCACGATTACTATATTATCGCACCATTGATGCCTTTACTTGTATTTATCCTGGTTGGAGCATTGTGGGCGCTGCAAGCTATACTAAGCCAGAGGCGCAGCAAATGGATAGTGAAACTGGTATTTGTTTTGGCTATTGGCGTTCCCTTGGTTGCTGGTGCAAAGCATCATTATGCCCGTATGACGGACCCCTACAAGCCCCACAGCGATTCTTATGTATATCGGTGGATGGTAGGTGGAGAGCAAAAACTGCGGGCGGCCGGCGTTCCTTCGTCTGCTTTTATTCTGGTACTGGGAGAGTCTGCTCCAAACCTCTCACTTGTCTATTTCAACCGTCGGGGTATCACCTGGAATCCTAATCTGGACAAGGTGTCTCCTGATACCTTATTGCGCACTATGGCTGGTCGCCGACTCAGCTATCTGATTATGCGCAAAGAGATTGAAGAGCAAGTGCAACGAGAAAATCCTGCGTTACTCGTTCCGTTCAGGCTGGTTTCTCAGGACGACAAGTGCTATATCTTCAAGCCCTTAAGACAGCCCATTGCTTGGTAGCAATAGACCGGCAACGTCTTCTTAAAATCTACTTTTTGTTGTTTGTACATGCGCACGAATTACTTTTTTTTAAGCATTACACTATTGGGAGTGCTAATGGGATGCAATCGTTCGTCCGATGTACCACCAGTAGGTTCCGGTCATGCTGAGTGGATACGGCAGGACTTTGAAAATCTGCGAGGCTGGATCAGCCCCGACAAAGCGGCTTCTCTGACTACGGAGCGGGCTCACAGCGGAAAGTTCTCTATCAAGACGGGGCCTGATATTGAGTATAGCCTTGGGTATGGAATCAAAATGGGGCAACTCAGTGCTACCAAGCCCCGCAAAATACATGTGGAGGCCTGGGCCTGGGTACCCAATGCCAAAAACACTACCGCTCTAATTGTGCAGATTGGCAATGCCACAAAAACCATCATGTGGGAAGGAATAAGCCTGAGCAACAAAGTAGGGGCGTATGGCAAATGGCAGAAAATAGAAACTGATTTAATGCTGAGTCCTGAAATTACTTCTGAGGATGGGCTTAGTGTTTACCTCTGGCGTCATAACGAAACGGAGCCTGTTTATCTGGATGACCTAGTCATCATAGAGGCTGAGTAAACCTGACTCTAGGCCACTCGCTCCTAACCGTTGCCGCCATGCATGTAGCATGAGTGCTATAAGGCAGGGCGGTTCAGGAGGTGGGTAAATATGTTGTTGATTGTTAACGCGTAAGAATGCCTGAAATATCTTCCACGGCCCCACCGCGCCCAGTTTGGAATCCGCACCTGGCGGCCATTCTGGTATTTGTAGGGGCTGCGCTGCTGTTCTACCTGCCTTACCTGCAGTGGCTGCCGCGCGGCATTCATGAGTGGGCACAGGCCGATCGGCTGGCATTAGCACTGAATTTTTACGATCGGGGAATGGACTTTTTTCATCCTCGTACATTCAGCGTAGCCTCTATTGATAGTGTTACGGGTGTGGAGTTCCCGCTGCCCGCCTATTTGGCAGCGTTGCTAGGTAAAGTAGCTGGTCGCCAGTATATCAGTCTGCTGTTTCGGGTCATCACGATTACGGTTTCGGTTACAGGATACTATTTCCTGTTCCGAATTGTCTTTGCGCACACCCAAAATTTTGCAGCTGCGCTACTACCTGGCTTTTTCCTGCTGGCCTCGCCAGTATTTGCTTATTATTCAGGTAACTATCTGCCAGATCCCGCAAGTGCTTCTCTGGTTTTTATGGGGCTTTACTATGTGCAGCACTTCTGGTTTCAGCAGCGTCGGCTTGGGTATCTGGCAATAGGGCTGGGCCTCCTGACTTTAGCGGCACTACTCAAAATATCGAGCGTTATCTATTTGGGGGCTACTGTGGTGCCACTGCTGGGTCTTTCCTATTTTCAACCGGCTGTTTTCAACCGAAAACAGAAGCTACTGTTTCTACTTATCCTCGTATTAGCCGGCGCAGCCCTGGTCGGGTATACTATCTATAATAAGTACCTGAACGCAGCCTACGCCTCTGATCTTTTTCTAGCTGCCCCACGACCCATAACTACTCCCGAGGAGCGGTTTTATGTGTGGCAACGGATTACGGAACTGTGGTGGCAAGAGTATTTTATTGCGCTGGATTACTGGTTGCTACGGCTGGGAGCTGGCCTAGCTGTGTTGGGGGCGCTCATACACTGGCGCTTATGGCCACGGCATTTGATCGTAGTCGGCTTCCTTGGCATTGCAGTAGTAGGTGGGCGTTTGTTTTACGAATTGATGGGGCTACAATTCGTTGATCATGACTACTACTTCATTTCACCTTATATTCCATTAGCGGTGCTGGTGGTAATGCTCGGCCTTATTGGCC
The Hymenobacter gelipurpurascens DNA segment above includes these coding regions:
- a CDS encoding glycosyltransferase family 39 protein, whose protein sequence is MLFFVTAALVLYGPYLNRLPWGFHDWAQSDRLSLALGFYDYNFDFFHPRTLALNTVDSVTGVEPPIQAYLAGLLGLLVGRSNITVAFRCLDLAMMVVGFYFLFRLVFESTGSFLAGLVPAAFLLASPIFIYYSGTYTPDPFSASLVFVAAYYYWRFYYRERRFQHLQLATAIAGLAMLVKILSGVYFLAFTGVVLIASYLIPTLLSLRQKLLFFGLVGMVMLLQLAYILYHQHLNVAYGSGLFLATALPIKTMAEHEAIWSKMRTTWSLEYFTPVDYYYLKASLGLVLVYALLRWRTAVTYLPLVLLGGLCASGVVVLYALMGSQLMVHDYYIIAPLMPLLVFILVGALWALQAILSQRRSKWIVKLVFVLAIGVPLVAGAKHHYARMTDPYKPHSDSYVYRWMVGGEQKLRAAGVPSSAFILVLGESAPNLSLVYFNRRGITWNPNLDKVSPDTLLRTMAGRRLSYLIMRKEIEEQVQRENPALLVPFRLVSQDDKCYIFKPLRQPIAW